From the Malus domestica chromosome 17, GDT2T_hap1 genome, one window contains:
- the LOC103401794 gene encoding LEAF RUST 10 DISEASE-RESISTANCEUS RECEPTOR-LIKE PROTEIN KINASE-like 1.4 isoform X6 translates to MLPLLFLLFLFFFFCSVDVTRSFPADADLSNCTQTFDCGPFRNLTYPFTGGSRPSYCGPPEFHLSCVDDSPELTIASLSYRVLKLDPVRQNLTLARSDLWNSTCTDKLANSTLESVFFSYDEDDDMDVTIFYGCNSTLISPKPKNWFFCDLNLTFDDAYYVIGPVPLDPIMSGFKCSVGITVPILKTTAAVLVANRSLFGEAIMTGFNVNYTNPYEKQCAKCLNVNGLCGFDSDKNRPVCICGNRVCNPAGNKPQIKIGLAVGGAILFGVFVGFYVYYFIQRKKKKLAAQTQSKELPTPLTSKGVATPSTDLSQFQSIPSYPSFTCKSDYDNKGSTYFGVQVFSYNELEEATENFNPAKELGDGGFGTVYYGKLHDGRVVAVKRLYENNFKRVEQFMNEVEILTRLEHRNLVKLYGCTSRRSRELLLVYEYIPNGTVADHLHGKRVESGCLSWPVRLSIAIETADALAFLHRNDVIHRDVKTNNILIDNDFCVKVADFGLSRLFPNDVTHVSTAPQGTPGYVDPEYYQCYQLTDKSDVYSFGVVLIELLSSLQAVDTNRHRHDINLANLAVNKIQNHLVNELVDPHLGYETNYSVRQMTTAVAELAFRCLQQERDMRPTMDEVLEGLKAVQNEDLGSENGEAVVLDIRSDEVGLLRNMPPPLSPDSNGADKLVFKRWDRTI, encoded by the exons ATGCTCccactcctcttcctcctcttccttttctttttcttctgctcCGTCGACGTTACGAGATCATTCCCCGCCGATGCCGACCTCTCCAACTGCACCCAAACCTTCGACTGCGGGCCCTTCCGGAACCTCACCTACCCCTTCACCGGCGGGAGCCGCCCCTCCTACTGCGGCCCGCCGGAGTTCCACCTCAGCTGCGTCGATGACTCGCCCGAGTTGACCATCGCGTCGCTGAGCTACCGGGTTCTCAAACTCGACCCGGTTCGCCAGAACCTCACCCTCGCCCGCTCCGACCTCTGGAACTCGACCTGCACCGACAAACTCGCGAACTCGACTCTCGAGTCCGTGTTCTTCAGCTACGATGAGGACGACGACATGGACGTCACCATTTTCTACGGCTGTAATTCCACCTTAATCAGTCCTAAACCTAAGAACTGGTTTTTCTGCGACCTTAACTTGACTTTCGACGACGCTTATTACGTGATCGGGCCGGTACCGCTCGATCCGATCATGAGCGGGTTCAAGTGCTCCGTCGGGATTACGGTGCCGATTCTCAAAACCACGGCGGCGGTGCTGGTCGCCAACCGGTCTCTGTTTGGAGAGGCGATCATGACCGGCTTCAATGTCAATTATACCAACCCGTACGAGAAGCAGTGCGCTAAGTGTCTCAATGTCAATGGGCTTTGCGGGTTTGACTCGGATAAGAACCGACCCGTTTGCATTTGCGGCAATCGAGTATGTAACCCAGCAG GAAATAAGCCGCAAATCAAAATAG GTCTTGCTGTAGGAGGTGCAATTCTTTTCGGCGTTTTCGTAGGGTTCTATGTATATTATTTCATCCAACGCAAGAAGAAGAAACTTGCTGCACAGACTCAAAGCAAAGAGCTTCCTACACCCCTTACTAGCAAGGGTGTTGCTACTCCCTCGACTGATCTCTCGCAATTTCAGAGCATCCCGTCTTATCCCTCTTTTACCTGCAAGTCTGACTACGATAATAAGGGGAGTACTTACTTTGGAGTTCAGGTCTTCAGCTATAATGAATTAGAGGAAGCCACTGAAAATTTCAACCCCGCTAAAGAGCTTGGAGATGGAGGCTTTGGCACTGTTTACTATG GTAAGCTACATGATGGCCGCGTAGTGGCTGTGAAGCGCCTTTATGAAAACAATTTCAAACGTGTGGAGCAGTTTATGAATGAGGTCGAGATCTTAACTCGTCTTGAACACCGAAACCTTGTCAAGCTGTATGGATGCACCTCAAGACGCAGCCGAGAACTCCTCCTTGTTTATGAGTATATTCCTAATGGAACAGTGGCTGACCATCTCCATGGGAAACGAGTGGAATCCGGCTGTCTTAGTTGGCCTGTTCGATTGAGCATCGCCATAGAGACAGCTGATGCACTGGCTTTCCTCCATCGCAATGATGTTATACACCGTGATGTCAAGACCAACAATATTCTCATAGACAACGACTTTTGCGTGAAAGTGGCTGATTTCGGTCTGTCGAGATTGTTCCCCAACGATGTCACCCATGTGTCAACCGCTCCGCAAGGGACTCCCGGCTATGTCGATCCTGAGTATTACCAGTGCTATCAACTCACAGACAAGAGTGACGTATATAGCTTTGGGGTGGTCTTGATCGAGCTTTTATCGTCTTTACAAGCCGTGGACACCAACAGGCACCGTCATGACATAAATTTGGCCAACCTGGCTGTCAacaaaatccaaaaccatttAGTGAATGAGCTGGTGGATCCTCATCTTGGGTATGAAACAAACTACTCTGTTAGGCAAATGACAACAGCTGTGGCAGAATTGGCGTTCCGGTGTTTGCAACAGGAGAGGGATATGCGACCAACCATGGACGAAGTGTTGGAGGGTTTGAAAGCAGTCCAAAACGAAGATCTTGGTTCAGAAAACGGCGAAGCAGTGGTGCTGGATATTCGATCAGACGAGGTTGGACTTTTGAGGAATATGCCACCCCCGCTTTCACCGGACTCGAATGGAGCTGATAAATTG GTTTTTAAGAGATGGGACAGAACTATTTAA
- the LOC103401794 gene encoding LEAF RUST 10 DISEASE-RESISTANCEUS RECEPTOR-LIKE PROTEIN KINASE-like 1.4 isoform X5, with amino-acid sequence MLPLLFLLFLFFFFCSVDVTRSFPADADLSNCTQTFDCGPFRNLTYPFTGGSRPSYCGPPEFHLSCVDDSPELTIASLSYRVLKLDPVRQNLTLARSDLWNSTCTDKLANSTLESVFFSYDEDDDMDVTIFYGCNSTLISPKPKNWFFCDLNLTFDDAYYVIGPVPLDPIMSGFKCSVGITVPILKTTAAVLVANRSLFGEAIMTGFNVNYTNPYEKQCAKCLNVNGLCGFDSDKNRPVCICGNRVCNPAGNKPQIKIGLAVGGAILFGVFVGFYVYYFIQRKKKKLAAQTQSKELPTPLTSKGVATPSTDLSQFQSIPSYPSFTCKSDYDNKGSTYFGVQVFSYNELEEATENFNPAKELGDGGFGTVYYGKLHDGRVVAVKRLYENNFKRVEQFMNEVEILTRLEHRNLVKLYGCTSRRSRELLLVYEYIPNGTVADHLHGKRVESGCLSWPVRLSIAIETADALAFLHRNDVIHRDVKTNNILIDNDFCVKVADFGLSRLFPNDVTHVSTAPQGTPGYVDPEYYQCYQLTDKSDVYSFGVVLIELLSSLQAVDTNRHRHDINLANLAVNKIQNHLVNELVDPHLGYETNYSVRQMTTAVAELAFRCLQQERDMRPTMDEVLEGLKAVQNEDLGSENGEAVVLDIRSDEVGLLRNMPPPLSPDSNGADKLVSGSTTPSSF; translated from the exons ATGCTCccactcctcttcctcctcttccttttctttttcttctgctcCGTCGACGTTACGAGATCATTCCCCGCCGATGCCGACCTCTCCAACTGCACCCAAACCTTCGACTGCGGGCCCTTCCGGAACCTCACCTACCCCTTCACCGGCGGGAGCCGCCCCTCCTACTGCGGCCCGCCGGAGTTCCACCTCAGCTGCGTCGATGACTCGCCCGAGTTGACCATCGCGTCGCTGAGCTACCGGGTTCTCAAACTCGACCCGGTTCGCCAGAACCTCACCCTCGCCCGCTCCGACCTCTGGAACTCGACCTGCACCGACAAACTCGCGAACTCGACTCTCGAGTCCGTGTTCTTCAGCTACGATGAGGACGACGACATGGACGTCACCATTTTCTACGGCTGTAATTCCACCTTAATCAGTCCTAAACCTAAGAACTGGTTTTTCTGCGACCTTAACTTGACTTTCGACGACGCTTATTACGTGATCGGGCCGGTACCGCTCGATCCGATCATGAGCGGGTTCAAGTGCTCCGTCGGGATTACGGTGCCGATTCTCAAAACCACGGCGGCGGTGCTGGTCGCCAACCGGTCTCTGTTTGGAGAGGCGATCATGACCGGCTTCAATGTCAATTATACCAACCCGTACGAGAAGCAGTGCGCTAAGTGTCTCAATGTCAATGGGCTTTGCGGGTTTGACTCGGATAAGAACCGACCCGTTTGCATTTGCGGCAATCGAGTATGTAACCCAGCAG GAAATAAGCCGCAAATCAAAATAG GTCTTGCTGTAGGAGGTGCAATTCTTTTCGGCGTTTTCGTAGGGTTCTATGTATATTATTTCATCCAACGCAAGAAGAAGAAACTTGCTGCACAGACTCAAAGCAAAGAGCTTCCTACACCCCTTACTAGCAAGGGTGTTGCTACTCCCTCGACTGATCTCTCGCAATTTCAGAGCATCCCGTCTTATCCCTCTTTTACCTGCAAGTCTGACTACGATAATAAGGGGAGTACTTACTTTGGAGTTCAGGTCTTCAGCTATAATGAATTAGAGGAAGCCACTGAAAATTTCAACCCCGCTAAAGAGCTTGGAGATGGAGGCTTTGGCACTGTTTACTATG GTAAGCTACATGATGGCCGCGTAGTGGCTGTGAAGCGCCTTTATGAAAACAATTTCAAACGTGTGGAGCAGTTTATGAATGAGGTCGAGATCTTAACTCGTCTTGAACACCGAAACCTTGTCAAGCTGTATGGATGCACCTCAAGACGCAGCCGAGAACTCCTCCTTGTTTATGAGTATATTCCTAATGGAACAGTGGCTGACCATCTCCATGGGAAACGAGTGGAATCCGGCTGTCTTAGTTGGCCTGTTCGATTGAGCATCGCCATAGAGACAGCTGATGCACTGGCTTTCCTCCATCGCAATGATGTTATACACCGTGATGTCAAGACCAACAATATTCTCATAGACAACGACTTTTGCGTGAAAGTGGCTGATTTCGGTCTGTCGAGATTGTTCCCCAACGATGTCACCCATGTGTCAACCGCTCCGCAAGGGACTCCCGGCTATGTCGATCCTGAGTATTACCAGTGCTATCAACTCACAGACAAGAGTGACGTATATAGCTTTGGGGTGGTCTTGATCGAGCTTTTATCGTCTTTACAAGCCGTGGACACCAACAGGCACCGTCATGACATAAATTTGGCCAACCTGGCTGTCAacaaaatccaaaaccatttAGTGAATGAGCTGGTGGATCCTCATCTTGGGTATGAAACAAACTACTCTGTTAGGCAAATGACAACAGCTGTGGCAGAATTGGCGTTCCGGTGTTTGCAACAGGAGAGGGATATGCGACCAACCATGGACGAAGTGTTGGAGGGTTTGAAAGCAGTCCAAAACGAAGATCTTGGTTCAGAAAACGGCGAAGCAGTGGTGCTGGATATTCGATCAGACGAGGTTGGACTTTTGAGGAATATGCCACCCCCGCTTTCACCGGACTCGAATGGAGCTGATAAATTGGTTAGCGGCTCTACCACACCTAGTTCCTTTTAG
- the LOC103416150 gene encoding uncharacterized protein: MATLQKFKLLATQCAVAGSPTRSPSASPVIHLRRRKTLRMFLTRQDRRRLPRQTNSSESPPIDGDNRNGDSPQKSKEVARVRRKLKDLFVSSPPFEDRISDRRSGGIGDEGEGRGLLSATGSGDGAGEIPTQRGAGLSLRPITASFRNRLLKRAWRPVLVTIPE; the protein is encoded by the coding sequence ATGGCGACACTGCAGAAATTCAAGCTCTTAGCGACTCAATGTGCCGTCGCCGGAAGCCCAACGCGAAGCCCATCGGCCAGCCCAGTCATCCACCTCCGCCGCCGCAAGACGCTAAGAATGTTCCTCACTCGCCAGGATCGCCGCCGATTGCCTCGCCAAACCAATTCCTCGGAATCTCCACCCATTGACGGTGACAATCGCAACGGTGATTCGCCGCAGAAGAGCAAGGAGGTCGCTCGGGTTCGGCGCAAGCTGAAGGACCTCTTCGTGTCGTCGCCGCCGTTCGAAGATAGGATTTCGGATAGGAGGAGTGGAGGAATTGGGGACGAAGGAGAAGGACGAGGGTTGTTATCGGCAACCGGAAGTGGTGATGGTGCCGGTGAGATTCCGACTCAGCGAGGCGCAGGCTTGTCGCTTCGGCCAATAACGGCGTCGTTTCGAAATAGGTTACTGAAACGAGCTTGGCGGCCTGTTCTGGTTACCATCCCCGAGTAG